In Blastopirellula sp. J2-11, a single genomic region encodes these proteins:
- a CDS encoding PhoPQ-activated pathogenicity-related family protein, translating into MIRFSRILVLGALFVVLASPYGLRAEKVAAPPTALQDYVAQADESFAWKLDKTTDLPLNMGRLHEVELTSQTWQGITWTHRLAIFEPKENKHPEHSLLFITGGKTGGKLRTGDMLAGARMANAGGVCVGYLLQVPNQPLLGDRTEDDLITETFLRYLDSRDATWPLLFPMVKSAVRAMDVIQLVAKQQWDGDVEKFIVAGASKRGWTTWLTAVADERVAGIAPIVIDTLNFQAQMKHQIAIWGKHSEQIKDYTSKGLVRVMQEQPDVPLWRWVDPYTYRAQLSLPKLIINGTNDPYWVVDALNIYWDDLPGQKHLLYIPNAGHGLEGGLETALTTLVAFVKHVAADKPLPNLQWQYAQAEEKITLTVRSDVAPKEVRLWSATSASGDFRPSKWTSEPVAAAAGAYVATIDVPQEGFVAMYAEARYQMQGHVYSLTTQIHRQ; encoded by the coding sequence ATGATCCGGTTTTCTCGAATTCTCGTACTTGGCGCGTTGTTTGTCGTTCTGGCTAGTCCGTACGGCTTACGGGCCGAAAAGGTCGCCGCACCGCCGACGGCCTTGCAGGATTATGTCGCCCAAGCAGACGAGAGCTTTGCCTGGAAGTTGGACAAAACGACCGACTTGCCGCTTAACATGGGGCGACTACATGAGGTCGAATTGACCTCCCAAACTTGGCAAGGGATCACCTGGACGCATCGGCTGGCGATCTTTGAACCGAAAGAAAACAAGCATCCCGAGCATAGTTTGTTGTTTATCACCGGCGGGAAGACCGGCGGCAAACTACGCACCGGCGACATGCTCGCCGGCGCTCGGATGGCCAACGCCGGTGGAGTTTGCGTCGGTTACTTGCTGCAAGTTCCCAATCAACCGCTGCTGGGAGATCGGACGGAAGACGATCTGATCACGGAGACGTTCTTGCGCTATCTCGACTCGCGCGATGCAACCTGGCCGCTGTTGTTTCCGATGGTGAAAAGCGCCGTTCGCGCGATGGATGTGATCCAGCTGGTCGCTAAACAACAGTGGGACGGCGACGTCGAAAAATTCATCGTCGCAGGCGCTTCGAAACGAGGTTGGACCACCTGGCTAACGGCGGTCGCAGACGAGCGCGTCGCCGGGATCGCCCCCATTGTGATTGATACTCTCAATTTCCAGGCGCAGATGAAACATCAAATTGCGATCTGGGGAAAACATAGCGAGCAGATCAAGGACTACACCAGCAAGGGACTGGTCCGCGTCATGCAAGAACAACCAGACGTTCCCCTGTGGCGCTGGGTCGACCCGTACACCTACCGTGCACAATTGTCGTTGCCCAAATTGATCATCAACGGCACGAACGATCCCTACTGGGTTGTCGATGCGCTGAACATCTATTGGGATGATCTGCCGGGACAGAAACATCTGCTGTACATTCCCAACGCGGGACATGGACTAGAAGGAGGACTGGAGACCGCGTTGACGACGCTGGTCGCCTTCGTAAAGCATGTCGCCGCAGATAAGCCGCTTCCCAACTTGCAATGGCAATATGCCCAAGCGGAGGAAAAGATCACGCTGACCGTTCGCAGCGATGTAGCGCCCAAGGAAGTCCGGCTCTGGTCCGCAACTTCCGCCAGCGGCGACTTCCGTCCCTCGAAGTGGACGAGCGAGCCAGTCGCCGCCGCCGCTGGCGCGTATGTCGCAACGATCGACGTGCCGCAAGAAGGCTTTGTCGCAATGTACGCCGAGGCCCGCTACCAAATGCAGGGTCATGTCTATTCGCTGACAA
- a CDS encoding DUF1559 domain-containing protein, whose amino-acid sequence MKFHRASASVHRRNGFTLVELLVVIAIIGVLIALLLPAVQQAREAARRMQCTNNLKQLGLAFHNYHSTLGCFPFGWNITADLNVQGWSVQLLPYLEQSALDDKYDSRAPGFNEAGAIFNATAVANNLEVIKTPINAFMCPSAAAETLHDYSVPQDALGAGLPPFALTWTAARGDYSPTAGIRGAFASLAYASNPASDNDGILWQTGEGGRKSCPRVADIVDGTSNTFLLGERLGGRQVYKLRKVDSTLTSTYGDTQGGGWADFLTGDNWPQGSLYDGSLGTNGGACIINCSNGRSVGFYAFHPGGANFLMCDGSVQFVPATVAGYTFAALVTYKGEEVPGDL is encoded by the coding sequence ATGAAATTTCATCGCGCGAGCGCTTCCGTACACCGGCGTAACGGTTTTACGTTGGTTGAGTTGTTAGTGGTCATTGCGATCATCGGCGTCTTGATTGCATTGTTATTACCTGCGGTGCAACAAGCCCGCGAAGCGGCTCGGCGGATGCAATGCACCAACAACCTCAAGCAGCTAGGATTGGCGTTTCACAACTACCATTCGACGCTCGGTTGCTTTCCGTTCGGCTGGAATATTACGGCCGATCTAAACGTGCAAGGCTGGTCGGTCCAATTGCTGCCGTACTTAGAACAATCGGCTTTGGACGACAAATATGACTCGCGCGCCCCGGGGTTTAACGAGGCAGGCGCGATCTTTAACGCCACCGCGGTGGCGAACAATCTGGAAGTGATCAAAACGCCGATCAACGCCTTTATGTGCCCTTCCGCCGCTGCGGAGACGCTTCACGATTACAGCGTTCCTCAAGACGCTTTGGGGGCAGGCCTGCCGCCGTTTGCTTTGACTTGGACCGCCGCGCGCGGCGATTATAGCCCGACGGCCGGCATCCGGGGCGCCTTCGCATCTTTGGCCTATGCCTCGAACCCGGCGTCAGACAACGATGGAATCCTGTGGCAAACGGGCGAAGGAGGTCGCAAGTCGTGCCCTCGCGTTGCCGACATTGTCGACGGCACTTCCAATACATTTCTGCTGGGCGAACGCCTGGGGGGGAGACAAGTCTACAAGCTGCGGAAAGTCGACTCGACGTTGACGAGCACTTACGGCGATACGCAGGGGGGCGGTTGGGCCGACTTTTTAACCGGCGATAATTGGCCGCAAGGCTCGTTGTATGACGGCTCGCTGGGAACCAACGGCGGCGCTTGCATTATCAACTGCAGCAATGGCCGCAGCGTCGGTTTTTATGCGTTCCATCCCGGCGGGGCCAACTTCTTGATGTGCGACGGTTCTGTGCAATTCGTTCCAGCCACGGTTGCGGGCTACACGTTCGCAGCGCTGGTGACCTACAAAGGGGAAGAAGTTCCTGGCGATTTATAA
- a CDS encoding DoxX family protein, producing MTESEIVVNQPNMVAVWIGRVITLLAGLAFLAAGVMKLSMALGGEMDPEAVKEMQEAGFPVAKLLPLGILLTTCAVLYLIPQTSILGAILLTGYMGGAICTHWLKDEDMTVQILLPILAWVGIYLRDQRLWKMIPFRWG from the coding sequence ATGACCGAATCGGAAATCGTCGTCAACCAACCCAACATGGTCGCGGTGTGGATCGGGCGCGTGATCACCTTGCTGGCCGGATTGGCGTTTCTCGCCGCCGGCGTGATGAAGTTGTCGATGGCCTTGGGCGGCGAGATGGATCCGGAGGCGGTCAAGGAGATGCAAGAAGCTGGCTTCCCCGTCGCCAAACTGCTGCCGCTGGGGATCTTGTTGACGACCTGCGCGGTGCTGTATCTGATTCCGCAGACCTCGATCTTGGGAGCGATTCTGCTGACCGGCTACATGGGCGGAGCGATCTGCACGCATTGGCTGAAAGACGAAGATATGACGGTGCAGATCCTGCTGCCGATCTTGGCCTGGGTCGGGATTTATCTACGCGATCAGCGGTTGTGGAAGATGATTCCGTTTCGGTGGGGTTAA
- the glyA gene encoding serine hydroxymethyltransferase: MNFIKQNDPSVWEAIAHEQRRQADGLELIASENYTSAAIQQAAGSVLTNKYAEGYPGRRYYGGCEYVDVVEQIAIDRAKELFGAEHANVQPHAGSQANFAVYLTAVNPGDTILGLDLAHGGHLTHGMKLNVSGQLYHFVSYGVDRETQRLDFDQIVKLAREHKPKLIVAGASAYPREIPHEKFAEIAAEVGAKLFVDMAHYAGLVAGGMHNSPVPYADFVTTTTHKTLRGPRSGLILCKEEHAKLINRNVFPGTQGGPLMHVVAAKAICFGEALQPSFKDYAKQVVANAKTLAETLMAGGVRLMTGGTENHLMLMDVTSVGTTGAIAEAVLDHCGITVNKNMIPFDERKPMDPSGIRIGSPALTTRGMKEAEMKQVGAWILKALKAPEDQKTHVAIRTEVLELCKNFAVPAAPVEMS, from the coding sequence ATGAATTTCATTAAGCAAAATGACCCGTCGGTTTGGGAAGCGATCGCTCATGAACAGCGCCGTCAGGCGGACGGGCTCGAGTTGATCGCGTCAGAAAATTACACCAGCGCCGCGATTCAACAAGCGGCCGGATCGGTTCTGACCAACAAATACGCCGAGGGTTACCCCGGCCGACGTTACTATGGCGGCTGCGAGTATGTCGACGTCGTCGAGCAAATCGCGATTGACCGCGCAAAAGAACTGTTTGGCGCCGAGCACGCCAATGTGCAGCCGCACGCCGGATCACAGGCCAACTTCGCCGTCTATCTGACCGCGGTGAACCCTGGCGATACGATCCTGGGCTTGGACCTGGCGCACGGCGGGCACCTGACGCACGGCATGAAGCTGAACGTCTCGGGACAGCTGTACCACTTTGTCAGCTACGGGGTCGATCGCGAAACGCAGCGGCTTGACTTCGATCAGATCGTCAAGCTGGCTCGCGAACACAAGCCGAAACTGATCGTCGCCGGCGCCAGCGCTTATCCGCGTGAGATTCCGCACGAGAAGTTCGCCGAGATCGCCGCTGAAGTCGGCGCCAAGCTGTTTGTCGACATGGCCCACTACGCTGGACTCGTGGCCGGCGGCATGCACAACAGCCCGGTGCCGTACGCCGACTTTGTCACTACCACGACGCACAAGACGCTCCGCGGCCCGCGCAGCGGTTTGATTCTCTGCAAAGAAGAGCATGCGAAGCTGATCAATCGCAACGTCTTCCCCGGCACGCAAGGGGGGCCGCTGATGCATGTCGTTGCGGCGAAAGCGATCTGTTTTGGCGAAGCGCTGCAGCCGTCGTTTAAGGACTACGCCAAGCAGGTGGTCGCGAACGCCAAGACGTTGGCCGAAACGCTGATGGCGGGCGGAGTTCGCCTGATGACCGGCGGCACCGAGAACCACTTGATGCTGATGGACGTCACGTCGGTCGGCACGACCGGCGCGATCGCCGAAGCGGTGCTCGATCACTGCGGGATCACGGTCAACAAGAACATGATCCCGTTCGACGAACGGAAACCGATGGACCCCAGCGGCATCCGCATCGGTTCGCCGGCGCTGACGACCCGCGGCATGAAAGAAGCCGAAATGAAGCAGGTCGGCGCGTGGATTCTGAAGGCGCTGAAAGCCCCGGAAGATCAAAAGACGCACGTCGCGATCCGAACTGAAGTGCTGGAACTGTGCAAGAACTTCGCCGTTCCGGCGGCGCCGGTCGAGATGAGCTAG
- a CDS encoding arylsulfatase B, whose amino-acid sequence MRAIRPLILAVTLTLASVATTFAADAHRPNIVFLLADDLGGADVSWRGSPIKTPRLDALANSGAKLEQFYVQPVCSPTRSALLTGRYPMRYGLQVGVVRPWADYGLPLDERTLAEALQSVGYETAIVGKWHLGHVSPAYLPTARGFDHQYGHYNGALDYFTHDRDGGHDWHKDDHVNRDEGYATHLIAQEAVRVIQDRDKKKPLFLYVPFNAVHSPLQVPKSYAAAYGDMKKRRQAYAGMVAALDEAVGQIVDEIKRQEMLDNTLFVFSSDNGGPDPGKLTDNGPLRGGKHTLYEGGVRVCAFASWQGKIAPGTKVEAPLHIVDWYPTLIELAGGSLQQAKPLDGRNIWPSITAGEPSPHDVIVCNITPTEGAIRVGDWKLVVYNIGKPREKFELFNLSNDLAEQQNLAATNAKQLQKLRARFDQLAAEAAPAKNAGPQPKDYQAPAIWGEK is encoded by the coding sequence ATGCGTGCTATTCGCCCCCTGATTCTGGCCGTTACGTTGACGCTCGCTAGCGTCGCGACCACCTTCGCCGCTGATGCTCACCGGCCGAATATTGTCTTTCTGCTGGCTGACGATCTGGGAGGCGCCGACGTCAGCTGGCGCGGCAGCCCGATCAAGACGCCGCGGTTAGATGCGTTGGCCAACTCCGGCGCCAAGCTCGAGCAATTTTACGTGCAGCCGGTTTGTTCGCCAACGCGGTCGGCGCTGCTGACCGGGCGCTATCCGATGCGGTACGGATTGCAGGTGGGCGTCGTTCGTCCTTGGGCCGACTATGGATTGCCGCTGGACGAGCGGACATTGGCCGAAGCGCTGCAGAGCGTCGGATACGAAACGGCGATCGTCGGCAAATGGCACCTAGGTCATGTCTCCCCCGCCTATCTGCCGACGGCGCGCGGCTTCGATCACCAATATGGACACTACAACGGGGCGCTCGATTACTTCACCCACGATCGCGACGGCGGGCACGATTGGCATAAAGACGATCACGTCAATCGAGACGAAGGTTATGCGACCCACCTGATCGCCCAAGAAGCGGTGCGCGTGATTCAAGATCGTGACAAGAAGAAGCCTCTCTTTTTGTATGTGCCGTTCAACGCAGTACACTCTCCGTTGCAAGTACCAAAAAGCTACGCGGCCGCCTACGGCGACATGAAAAAACGGCGTCAGGCCTACGCTGGCATGGTCGCCGCATTGGACGAAGCGGTTGGCCAGATCGTCGACGAGATCAAGCGGCAAGAAATGCTCGACAACACGCTCTTCGTTTTCTCCAGCGATAACGGCGGACCAGACCCAGGCAAGCTAACCGACAACGGACCGCTGCGCGGCGGCAAACATACGCTCTACGAAGGCGGCGTCCGCGTCTGCGCGTTCGCGTCGTGGCAAGGAAAGATTGCGCCTGGCACGAAGGTGGAAGCGCCGCTGCATATCGTTGACTGGTATCCCACCTTGATCGAACTTGCCGGCGGTTCGCTGCAGCAAGCCAAGCCGCTGGATGGTCGCAACATCTGGCCGTCGATCACGGCCGGCGAACCTTCGCCGCACGACGTGATTGTTTGCAACATCACGCCGACCGAAGGCGCGATCCGCGTTGGCGATTGGAAACTGGTCGTCTACAACATCGGCAAGCCAAGAGAGAAGTTCGAACTGTTCAATCTGAGCAACGATCTGGCCGAGCAACAGAATCTGGCGGCGACCAATGCCAAGCAACTGCAGAAGTTGCGTGCCCGGTTTGATCAACTAGCCGCCGAAGCGGCGCCCGCCAAAAATGCAGGCCCGCAGCCGAAAGACTATCAAGCGCCAGCGATCTGGGGTGAAAAGTAG
- a CDS encoding c-type cytochrome domain-containing protein, with protein MHLRILLGILLSQFISAAVCAQTIVDFGRDVQPILESQCLKCHGPEKAKNDFRVDDALSMSFYVEPGDLESSSLWTDYLTTEDASLTMPPAAHDRPAGLPAADLAIMKLWIEEGANFEWIAAQPPTESTGETPAEPTAETPPLSMASKLWLFHGLFHPASTHFPIALLSMSMVFLALSFYGGKPLESAAFHCLWVGALSAIPACVMGWAYAAHEGYGNPFSLNFLHSGIDRHRWLGIAVTVFAVLLIPIARSAIKQESFRKKLTWFGCVCVLALGTSLVGFQGGELVYGEGHYVEEYEKLFPAGQAAVEAPKSDAPKSVAKQD; from the coding sequence ATGCACCTTCGAATTCTGCTTGGCATTCTCCTTAGCCAATTCATTTCGGCCGCCGTGTGCGCCCAAACGATTGTGGACTTTGGTCGCGACGTCCAACCGATCTTGGAGTCTCAATGCCTGAAATGCCATGGTCCCGAGAAGGCCAAGAATGACTTTCGCGTTGATGATGCGCTCTCTATGAGCTTCTATGTGGAGCCTGGCGATTTGGAATCGAGTTCGCTGTGGACCGATTACCTGACGACCGAGGATGCTTCGCTGACGATGCCGCCGGCTGCGCACGATCGCCCTGCCGGATTGCCGGCGGCTGACTTGGCGATCATGAAGTTGTGGATCGAGGAAGGCGCGAATTTTGAGTGGATCGCCGCTCAACCTCCAACCGAGTCGACCGGCGAGACGCCGGCTGAGCCGACCGCCGAAACTCCGCCGCTCAGCATGGCTTCGAAGCTGTGGTTGTTCCATGGGCTCTTTCATCCCGCTTCGACGCACTTTCCGATCGCTTTGCTCTCGATGTCGATGGTTTTCCTTGCGCTCTCTTTTTACGGTGGCAAACCGCTCGAATCGGCCGCGTTCCATTGCCTGTGGGTTGGTGCGTTGTCGGCCATCCCGGCCTGCGTGATGGGCTGGGCCTACGCCGCCCACGAAGGATACGGCAATCCGTTTTCCTTAAACTTTCTGCATAGCGGCATTGACCGTCACCGCTGGCTCGGCATCGCCGTCACGGTGTTCGCGGTGCTGCTGATTCCGATTGCTCGTTCGGCGATCAAGCAGGAAAGCTTCCGCAAGAAGCTCACCTGGTTCGGCTGCGTTTGCGTCCTCGCACTGGGTACTTCGCTCGTTGGTTTCCAAGGGGGCGAACTGGTCTACGGCGAAGGGCACTACGTCGAGGAATACGAGAAACTGTTTCCCGCCGGTCAGGCAGCCGTCGAAGCGCCCAAGTCAGACGCGCCGAAGTCTGTCGCGAAGCAAGACTAG
- a CDS encoding DNA-methyltransferase: protein MPRKDSPKRGKLSPPPLDSIQSGDATAVMADWPDEFIDAVVTSPPYFQQRDYSGDDQIGLEKTPAEYVERLVTLFAQVRRTLKPTGSLWVVLGDKYVGGELLGMPWRFALAMKDAGWILRSDVIWQKPNAMPSSVKTRPTTDHEYVFFFSKSKEYYYNADAIREPHVTFSENSRMKGGRRHFHQRGGTPEAGKNGGSSNLHDARWDQAFHPQGRNKRTVWSISLSKFREAHFAVFPEKLVETCLLATCPEGGVALDPFMGSGTVGVVARKLGRHYLGVDQSAEYCEMARRRLEKDVERVLFS, encoded by the coding sequence ATGCCGCGAAAGGACTCGCCGAAACGAGGGAAGCTCTCTCCGCCGCCGCTAGACTCGATCCAGAGCGGCGACGCGACGGCAGTGATGGCCGACTGGCCCGACGAGTTCATCGACGCGGTCGTCACCAGCCCTCCCTACTTTCAGCAGCGCGACTATAGCGGCGACGATCAAATCGGCCTGGAGAAAACTCCGGCCGAGTATGTCGAGCGACTGGTCACGTTGTTCGCTCAGGTGCGACGGACGCTCAAACCCACCGGTTCGCTCTGGGTGGTGCTGGGAGACAAATATGTGGGGGGCGAGTTGCTCGGCATGCCGTGGCGATTTGCCCTCGCGATGAAAGACGCCGGCTGGATTTTGCGGAGCGACGTGATCTGGCAGAAACCGAATGCGATGCCGTCGAGCGTGAAGACGCGACCGACCACCGATCACGAGTACGTCTTCTTCTTCAGCAAGAGCAAAGAGTATTACTACAATGCCGACGCGATCCGCGAGCCGCATGTCACGTTCAGCGAGAACAGCCGCATGAAGGGAGGCCGCCGCCATTTTCATCAGCGCGGCGGTACGCCGGAAGCTGGTAAGAACGGCGGATCGTCGAACCTGCATGACGCGCGGTGGGATCAGGCGTTTCACCCGCAAGGACGCAACAAGCGCACGGTCTGGTCGATCTCGCTCTCGAAATTCCGCGAAGCCCACTTCGCCGTCTTCCCCGAGAAGCTGGTCGAGACCTGTCTGCTGGCGACTTGCCCCGAAGGAGGCGTCGCGCTCGATCCCTTTATGGGCAGCGGAACCGTCGGCGTAGTCGCGCGTAAGCTAGGCCGGCACTATCTGGGCGTCGATCAGTCGGCGGAGTACTGCGAGATGGCGCGGCGACGGTTGGAGAAGGACGTAGAGCGGGTTTTGTTTTCGTAG
- the argS gene encoding arginine--tRNA ligase yields MNILQALRGRFDVVLKTISPDLVDETAPLLDMIRPASDAKFGDYQANCAMPLKKKLGRESREIAAEIVEKIDLSDMCEPLEIAGPGFINIKLKDTWIEEQLAAAVADERIGVPLVAEPKKYILDFSSPNVAKPMHVGHIRSTVIGDSLANTLRFLGHEVITDNHLGDWGTQFGMIIYGFKHFRDNDAYAESPVAELSRLYREVRKIIDFVDGQKALPARKAKLSEMSAEIEERKATPPTGDKVAEKKAAKELQKLERQANEASKELTKDQAKLAELAADPEFAKIAAEHADISSAVLNETAKLHAGDEENLALWHEFLPKCREDIQRIYERLNVKFDYELGESFYHDQLAPVVSDFIEQGFAAESEGALCVFLEGFKAPMIIRKKDGAFLYATTDLATIQYRMNEWKPDAILYVVDFRQGDHFEKLFAAAKKWGYTDVELKHVSFGTVMGDDGKPFKTRAGDTVGLESLLDEAVSRAEKIVRSNDKDGLLSDAQYKDVAQYVGIGGLKYGDLSQNRETDYVFSYDTMLALRGNTATYMQYAYARSQSIFRNGGIDIAALRSSGAKIRITSPAERALATKVLRLPEALQEMIADYRPNQLTIYLFEELAKAYSTFFEQCPVLKAETDELKQSRLLLCDLTARVIQQGLALLGISTIDKM; encoded by the coding sequence ATGAACATTCTGCAAGCCCTGCGTGGCCGATTTGACGTTGTTTTAAAGACCATTTCGCCCGATCTGGTCGATGAAACGGCGCCGCTGCTCGACATGATTCGGCCAGCGTCGGACGCCAAATTTGGCGACTACCAGGCGAACTGCGCCATGCCGCTGAAGAAAAAGCTGGGTCGAGAGTCGCGTGAGATCGCCGCCGAGATCGTCGAGAAAATCGACCTCTCCGACATGTGTGAGCCGCTCGAGATCGCCGGGCCCGGCTTTATCAATATCAAGCTGAAGGACACGTGGATCGAAGAGCAACTGGCCGCCGCGGTCGCCGACGAGCGAATCGGCGTGCCGCTGGTCGCCGAGCCGAAGAAGTACATCCTCGACTTCTCGTCTCCCAACGTCGCCAAGCCGATGCACGTCGGGCATATCCGCTCGACAGTGATCGGCGACTCACTGGCCAACACGCTACGTTTTTTGGGGCATGAAGTAATCACCGACAATCACCTGGGAGACTGGGGAACGCAGTTCGGCATGATCATCTACGGCTTCAAGCATTTCCGCGATAACGACGCTTATGCCGAGAGCCCGGTCGCCGAACTATCGCGGCTCTATCGCGAAGTGCGGAAGATCATCGATTTTGTCGATGGTCAGAAAGCGTTGCCGGCGCGCAAAGCGAAGCTCTCGGAGATGTCGGCCGAAATTGAAGAACGCAAAGCGACGCCGCCGACCGGAGACAAAGTGGCCGAGAAGAAGGCCGCCAAAGAGTTGCAGAAGCTGGAGCGTCAAGCGAACGAAGCGAGCAAAGAGCTGACCAAGGACCAAGCGAAGCTGGCCGAGTTGGCCGCCGATCCCGAGTTCGCCAAAATCGCCGCCGAACATGCCGACATCAGCAGCGCCGTCTTAAACGAGACCGCCAAACTGCATGCCGGCGACGAAGAGAATCTCGCGCTCTGGCACGAGTTTCTGCCGAAATGTCGCGAAGACATCCAGCGGATCTATGAGCGGCTGAACGTGAAGTTCGACTACGAACTGGGAGAAAGCTTCTATCACGACCAGCTTGCGCCGGTCGTTAGCGACTTTATCGAGCAAGGTTTCGCCGCCGAGTCGGAAGGAGCGCTCTGCGTCTTCCTGGAAGGCTTCAAAGCGCCGATGATCATCCGCAAGAAAGATGGCGCGTTTCTCTACGCAACCACCGACCTGGCGACGATCCAATATCGGATGAATGAATGGAAGCCCGACGCGATTCTTTACGTGGTCGACTTCCGCCAGGGAGACCACTTTGAAAAGCTGTTCGCCGCGGCGAAGAAGTGGGGCTATACCGATGTCGAGCTGAAGCATGTTAGTTTCGGCACGGTGATGGGCGACGATGGCAAGCCGTTCAAGACGCGAGCCGGCGATACGGTCGGGCTAGAAAGTTTGCTGGACGAGGCCGTATCGCGGGCCGAGAAGATCGTCCGCTCGAACGACAAAGACGGACTGCTGAGCGATGCGCAATACAAAGACGTGGCGCAGTACGTCGGCATCGGCGGTTTGAAATATGGCGACCTGTCGCAAAACCGTGAGACCGATTATGTCTTTAGCTACGACACGATGCTCGCGCTGCGCGGCAATACGGCGACCTATATGCAGTACGCCTATGCTCGCTCGCAAAGCATTTTCCGCAATGGAGGAATCGACATCGCCGCGCTGCGGAGCAGCGGCGCCAAGATCCGCATCACTTCGCCGGCCGAGCGTGCGCTGGCGACCAAAGTGTTGCGGTTGCCCGAAGCGCTGCAAGAGATGATCGCCGACTATCGCCCGAATCAGTTGACGATCTACCTGTTTGAAGAGCTCGCGAAAGCCTATTCGACCTTCTTTGAGCAATGCCCGGTGCTGAAGGCCGAGACCGATGAGCTGAAGCAAAGCCGATTGCTCCTTTGCGATTTAACGGCCCGGGTGATACAACAGGGTCTCGCTTTGCTGGGAATCTCGACCATCGACAAAATGTGA